From a region of the Streptomyces sp. NBC_01454 genome:
- a CDS encoding DoxX family protein: MHTIWLSGAEWFAVLRIGLGLWWLESWRHKDKKTWFAGGGITWAAGIAADHRWPAVRRSFDRVVKPHPRLMASLVAYAELALGLGLIVGFLTPIALVAGAVLNLIYLVLMIHDWAEQGQNLMMGLISLAALPAMSWQTWSLDGAWGLFLN, encoded by the coding sequence ATGCACACGATCTGGCTCAGCGGTGCCGAGTGGTTCGCCGTCCTCCGTATCGGCCTCGGGCTGTGGTGGCTGGAGAGCTGGCGCCACAAGGACAAGAAGACCTGGTTCGCCGGTGGCGGCATCACCTGGGCGGCCGGCATCGCGGCGGATCACCGGTGGCCCGCGGTGCGCAGGAGCTTCGACCGCGTCGTGAAGCCCCACCCACGACTGATGGCATCTCTCGTCGCCTACGCGGAACTCGCTCTCGGCCTCGGGCTGATCGTGGGCTTCCTGACACCGATAGCCCTGGTCGCCGGGGCCGTGCTCAACCTGATCTACCTCGTGCTGATGATCCACGACTGGGCGGAGCAGGGGCAGAACCTGATGATGGGGCTGATCTCCCTCGCCGCGTTGCCGGCCATGAGCTGGCAGACCTGGTCACTCGACGGCGCCTGGGGACTGTTCCTGAACTAG
- a CDS encoding thioesterase II family protein, with product MAWTECSENRPFAAQRLICFPHAGGSSFFFREWRKGLPEFEVHAVCYPGRADRFGEPVATDLVAMAEEIAEAVRPLMDRPTALFGHSMGAVVAYETARALEASGGGPTHLFVSGARAAHLVRRDAKAAAMNDETVVATLVELGGTDTELLDNPMFRELILPYVKGDFRMLGAYGHRVGVPLACPVTAVAGESDPRVTPAQAGEWARLTEGPFVRRMVPGGHFYLADAPPYALVREACAEEREERTGSR from the coding sequence ATGGCCTGGACGGAATGCAGTGAGAACCGGCCGTTCGCCGCTCAGCGGCTGATCTGCTTCCCGCACGCGGGCGGCTCGTCGTTCTTCTTCCGGGAGTGGCGCAAGGGGCTGCCCGAGTTCGAGGTGCACGCGGTCTGCTACCCGGGGCGCGCGGACCGGTTCGGGGAGCCGGTGGCCACGGACCTGGTGGCGATGGCGGAGGAGATCGCGGAGGCGGTCCGGCCGCTGATGGACCGGCCCACGGCGCTGTTCGGACACAGCATGGGCGCCGTGGTGGCCTACGAGACGGCCCGCGCGCTGGAGGCCTCGGGAGGGGGGCCGACGCACCTGTTCGTGTCGGGCGCCCGTGCCGCACACCTGGTGCGACGGGATGCCAAGGCGGCGGCGATGAACGACGAGACGGTCGTCGCGACGCTGGTGGAGCTCGGCGGCACCGACACCGAGCTGCTGGACAACCCGATGTTCCGCGAGCTGATCCTGCCGTACGTGAAGGGCGACTTCCGGATGCTGGGTGCCTACGGGCACCGGGTGGGCGTACCGCTGGCGTGTCCGGTCACCGCGGTGGCCGGCGAGAGCGACCCCCGGGTGACGCCTGCGCAGGCCGGGGAGTGGGCACGGCTCACCGAGGGCCCCTTCGTCCGGCGGATGGTGCCCGGCGGGCACTTCTACCTGGCCGACGCGCCGCCGTACGCGCTGGTGCGGGAGGCGTGCGCCGAGGAGCGGGAGGAGAGGACCGGAAGCCGGTAG
- a CDS encoding cation:proton antiporter — MRAEVGFGKGRFAAAALMVVAPLAVILWAATDAVTGQASGKGTLEAAHGLDKTGHFFLAVAVILVVAYLGGLLADRLGQPRVIGEICAGIALGPTLLGRYAPVAGHWLFPKDTLPMLDGLAQIGLIFFMFGVGRELTGMRLRGNGPQALLVSKSSLLLPFAAGTAAAVPLVHDFLGRSADPMAFVLFVGCALSVTAFPVLARILTDLGITGTRQGQLSLFAAAVGDGAVWLVLTGILAGLHGSSPAGVLWNALIAAGITVVFLGPLRLGLARWVRSRSAAGEGGAGGEGDATTMVLLAVGIAATSTLTTIVGVHQLIGALLVGLAWPVGSARAARVADRLSSTAKTVLLPFFFFGFGLSIDLGSLHFDRSSALALVTLLVLGVVTKVLGPTLSAVLTGMRVRPALALGWLLNSRGLTELVILQIGYQAGIIDQRLLSILTIVALITTMMTRPMLRLLGPDAVEPVPAPHDQERAGASAREAPEFTSAPR, encoded by the coding sequence GTGCGAGCGGAAGTCGGGTTCGGCAAGGGGCGGTTCGCCGCGGCCGCGTTGATGGTGGTGGCGCCCCTGGCGGTGATCCTCTGGGCGGCGACGGACGCGGTGACGGGCCAGGCGTCGGGCAAGGGGACCCTGGAAGCGGCGCACGGGCTCGACAAGACCGGGCACTTCTTCCTCGCGGTGGCGGTCATCCTCGTCGTCGCCTACCTGGGCGGGCTGCTGGCCGACCGGCTGGGCCAGCCGCGGGTGATCGGTGAGATCTGTGCCGGGATCGCGCTGGGGCCGACGCTGCTGGGACGGTACGCGCCGGTGGCCGGGCACTGGCTGTTCCCGAAGGACACCCTGCCGATGCTGGACGGTCTGGCCCAGATCGGCCTGATCTTCTTCATGTTCGGGGTCGGGCGGGAGCTGACCGGGATGCGGCTGCGGGGCAACGGGCCGCAGGCGCTGCTGGTGAGCAAGTCCTCGTTGCTGCTGCCGTTCGCGGCGGGGACCGCGGCGGCCGTGCCGCTGGTGCACGACTTCCTGGGGCGGAGCGCCGACCCCATGGCGTTCGTGCTGTTCGTGGGGTGTGCGCTGAGCGTCACCGCGTTCCCGGTGCTGGCCCGCATCCTGACCGACCTGGGCATCACCGGGACCCGGCAGGGGCAGTTGAGCCTCTTCGCGGCGGCGGTCGGGGACGGTGCGGTGTGGCTGGTGCTCACCGGAATCCTGGCGGGGCTGCACGGGAGCAGCCCGGCCGGCGTGCTGTGGAACGCGCTGATCGCCGCGGGCATCACCGTGGTGTTCCTGGGGCCGCTGCGGCTGGGCCTGGCCCGCTGGGTGCGGTCCCGGTCGGCGGCCGGTGAGGGCGGCGCCGGCGGTGAGGGCGATGCGACCACGATGGTGCTGCTCGCCGTCGGGATCGCCGCGACGTCCACGCTGACGACGATCGTCGGGGTGCACCAGCTGATCGGGGCGCTGCTGGTCGGGCTGGCCTGGCCGGTGGGCAGCGCGCGGGCGGCCCGGGTCGCCGACCGGCTCTCCAGTACGGCCAAGACCGTGCTGCTCCCGTTCTTCTTCTTCGGCTTCGGGCTGAGCATCGACCTGGGGTCGCTGCACTTCGACCGGTCGTCGGCGCTGGCCCTGGTGACGCTGCTGGTGCTGGGCGTCGTCACCAAGGTGCTCGGGCCCACGCTGTCCGCCGTCCTCACCGGAATGCGGGTGCGGCCGGCCCTGGCGCTCGGCTGGCTGCTCAACTCCCGCGGTCTGACGGAACTGGTCATCCTGCAGATCGGCTACCAGGCCGGCATCATCGACCAGCGGCTGCTCAGCATCCTCACCATCGTCGCGCTGATCACGACCATGATGACCCGGCCGATGCTCCGGCTCCTCGGGCCGGACGCGGTCGAGCCGGTGCCCGCCCCGCACGATCAGGAGCGGGCCGGCGCGTCCGCACGGGAGGCGCCCGAGTTCACCTCCGCTCCCCGGTAG
- a CDS encoding 4'-phosphopantetheinyl transferase family protein: MIDEMFPGAVAAVESFGDPADARLFPGERAALVGAGEARRREFTTVRHCARRALGVLGLPPVPLLPGVRGAPRWPDGVVGSMTHCAGYRAAAVARRSQVLTLGIDAEPHEPLPDGVLRHIGLPEERARLAGLARREPGVHWDRLLFCAKEAVYKAWFPVTGSWLGFDGALVSLLPDGTLRARVLAAPPPERAGAPREFAGRWLVGSGLVLACAVTLETGPGGGPGATSWAATGTRL; encoded by the coding sequence GTGATCGACGAGATGTTTCCTGGGGCCGTCGCGGCCGTCGAGTCCTTCGGGGACCCTGCCGACGCCCGCCTGTTCCCCGGGGAGCGGGCCGCGCTGGTCGGGGCCGGCGAGGCCCGCCGGCGTGAGTTCACCACGGTGCGGCACTGCGCGCGTCGCGCCCTCGGCGTATTGGGCCTGCCGCCGGTGCCGCTGCTACCGGGCGTCCGGGGCGCCCCGCGGTGGCCGGACGGCGTCGTCGGCAGCATGACCCACTGCGCCGGCTACCGGGCCGCGGCCGTGGCGCGCCGCTCCCAGGTGCTCACCCTCGGCATCGACGCGGAGCCCCATGAGCCACTGCCGGACGGCGTCCTGCGGCACATCGGGCTGCCCGAGGAGCGGGCGCGGCTCGCCGGGCTCGCCCGGCGGGAGCCCGGCGTGCACTGGGACCGGCTGCTGTTCTGCGCCAAGGAGGCCGTCTACAAGGCGTGGTTCCCGGTCACCGGGAGCTGGCTCGGCTTCGACGGGGCACTGGTCTCACTGCTGCCCGACGGCACCCTCCGCGCCCGCGTCCTGGCCGCTCCGCCGCCCGAAAGAGCTGGTGCCCCGAGGGAGTTCGCGGGGCGTTGGCTGGTGGGGAGCGGCCTCGTGCTGGCGTGTGCGGTGACCCTTGAGACGGGCCCGGGGGGCGGCCCGGGGGCGACCTCCTGGGCGGCCACCGGGACGCGCTTGTAG
- a CDS encoding ArsR/SmtB family transcription factor, with the protein MNSEELLTFLAAVGHAQRLRAIAGLADGRMYVSELARQLGMSRPLLYMHLERLEKAGLVVGSLELSDDGKALKYFELAPFEVQLNVQTILDVLRADEEQAHEADGPTDEKG; encoded by the coding sequence TTGAACAGCGAGGAGCTGCTCACCTTTCTCGCCGCGGTGGGCCACGCGCAGCGTCTCCGGGCCATCGCGGGGCTCGCCGACGGCCGGATGTACGTCAGTGAACTGGCCCGCCAGCTGGGCATGTCCCGCCCCCTGCTCTACATGCACCTCGAACGCCTGGAGAAGGCCGGCCTGGTCGTGGGCAGTCTGGAACTCTCCGACGACGGGAAGGCTCTGAAGTACTTCGAGCTGGCTCCGTTCGAGGTGCAGCTCAACGTGCAGACGATCCTGGACGTCCTCCGGGCGGACGAGGAACAGGCACACGAGGCGGACGGGCCGACCGATGAGAAGGGTTAG
- a CDS encoding sensor domain-containing protein encodes MISLPPGRLRLPGSLLTLPLSAAPWLAAGYLASYLVAGGVLFAVATAAFLGGVVLSQFTVTVPLVVGSAWVIRGCAQVERGRALLIDRPIPYRYQEVTEPGLTARLKARCADPAIVRDCAYLILLFPPLLLLDLLALVVWLVLLGLLTLPLWYWAVTVSGGSAGQGHALLAIDTLPGALAVGAVALVLLPLAARLLVTAARLHLAVAQAVLRPPGDPLAQIKGVLARPGPLSARSGRRTRTSTEPTSDWEAHEPNTGRAG; translated from the coding sequence GTGATCAGTCTGCCCCCGGGCCGGCTGCGTCTCCCCGGCTCACTGCTCACACTGCCCTTATCGGCGGCTCCCTGGCTCGCTGCCGGCTACCTCGCAAGCTACCTCGTGGCCGGCGGCGTGCTCTTCGCGGTGGCCACGGCGGCCTTCCTGGGCGGGGTGGTGCTGAGCCAATTCACCGTCACGGTGCCGCTGGTCGTCGGCTCGGCGTGGGTGATCCGCGGCTGTGCGCAGGTCGAACGGGGTCGCGCGCTGCTGATCGACCGGCCGATCCCGTACCGCTACCAGGAGGTCACGGAGCCGGGTCTGACCGCCCGCCTCAAGGCCCGCTGCGCCGATCCCGCGATCGTCCGGGACTGCGCCTACCTCATCCTCCTCTTCCCTCCCCTGCTGTTGCTGGACCTCCTCGCCCTCGTCGTCTGGCTGGTGCTGCTCGGCCTCCTCACCCTGCCGCTGTGGTACTGGGCCGTGACCGTCTCCGGCGGATCGGCAGGACAGGGTCACGCCCTCCTCGCGATCGACACCCTGCCCGGAGCGCTGGCCGTCGGGGCCGTCGCCCTCGTCCTGCTTCCCCTCGCCGCCCGGCTCCTCGTGACCGCCGCACGACTGCACCTGGCCGTCGCCCAGGCAGTGCTCCGTCCGCCCGGTGACCCGCTCGCGCAGATCAAGGGCGTGCTCGCTCGTCCCGGTCCGCTCTCCGCACGGAGCGGACGTCGCACCCGCACTTCCACAGAACCGACATCTGATTGGGAAGCCCATGAACCGAACACAGGGCGGGCCGGCTGA
- a CDS encoding ABC transporter ATP-binding protein gives MNRTQGGPADAVVHLDSVYKVYGGGKNKVAALDGVSIGLRRGTFTAVMGPSGSGKSTFLHCAAGLDRPTSGTVQLDGVELSRLKERELTKLRRERVGFVFQAFNLMPSLSVRDNVTLPLRLAGRRAKASEVDEVIERVGLAARQKHRPGELSGGQQQRVAIARALVTRPAVVFGDEPTGALDTRTARDVLTLLREAVQWAGQTIVMVTHDPVAAAHADRTLFLADGRIVDALERPTADLVAERMTHLGAWADEQTAQGGSTGRQHGAAR, from the coding sequence ATGAACCGAACACAGGGCGGGCCGGCTGACGCCGTCGTCCATCTGGACTCCGTGTACAAGGTCTACGGCGGCGGCAAGAACAAGGTGGCCGCGCTGGACGGGGTCAGCATCGGCCTGCGACGGGGCACCTTCACCGCGGTGATGGGCCCCTCCGGATCCGGCAAGAGCACCTTCCTGCACTGTGCCGCGGGGCTGGACCGGCCGACCTCCGGCACGGTCCAGCTGGACGGCGTGGAGCTGTCCCGGCTCAAGGAGCGGGAGTTGACCAAACTCCGGCGCGAGCGCGTCGGTTTCGTCTTCCAGGCGTTCAACCTGATGCCCTCGCTGAGCGTGCGGGACAACGTCACCCTTCCCTTACGGCTCGCGGGTCGCCGCGCCAAGGCATCCGAGGTCGACGAGGTCATCGAGCGCGTCGGCCTCGCCGCACGTCAAAAGCACCGCCCCGGCGAGCTCTCCGGCGGCCAGCAGCAGCGCGTGGCGATCGCCCGCGCCCTGGTCACCAGGCCCGCCGTGGTCTTCGGTGACGAGCCGACCGGCGCCCTGGACACCCGCACCGCCCGGGACGTCCTCACCCTGCTGCGGGAGGCCGTCCAATGGGCCGGGCAGACCATCGTGATGGTCACCCACGACCCGGTGGCCGCCGCGCACGCGGACCGCACCCTCTTCCTCGCCGACGGCCGGATCGTCGACGCCCTGGAGCGCCCGACCGCGGACCTGGTCGCCGAGCGCATGACCCACCTCGGCGCCTGGGCCGACGAGCAGACGGCACAGGGCGGCAGCACAGGGCGCCAGCACGGAGCGGCCCGATGA
- a CDS encoding FtsX-like permease family protein has product MIGLALRSLRFHKGGFIASFIALFFGASIVIACGGLLETGLRGLAAPQRLGAAQVVLTGDQNYPGSNKVFQERVRPAASDVRKAAAVPGVRAAVPDLSMPVALVPKGGKGGATATGHGWASARLGPYRLVKGSAPTAAGQLAVDSRLAAKAGAGVGDRIALGVHGSVHPYEVTALVDGPGEAATVFLSDTDAARYAPQRGKVDSIGVLTDPGTDPEQVRSALAGAFKGAPVAVLTGDERGRAEFPDVVTRGKNLVSMSAVFGGLGAMVTVFVVASTLGLSLQQRQRQMALLRAIGSTPGQVRRMVLAETFTVAVFATALACLPGPPLGKWLLGRFVDGGVVPDVVMYRAGWLPMIAGGGAALLTALGAAYIAARGAARTRPTEALAEASVQRRWLNWIRLLVALLCLAGGAALALVTAQMDGAKAGSAATPAAMLWAAAFGLLGPGLTKLMTALLHWPLRAVTGFAGQLALLNAKARAVRLAGAVMPVMLATGLATALIYLQTTQSEGAQQAFKDNLRADLVLTSATGGVPDSLVDRVAQRPGVAAASAYVPSSGFLEPSKAEWAGYNGKGQKPKGTPVQINGVSPEGIERTTAVRAVSGSLAGLRGDTVALPESAAGGHRLGERIPMRMGDGTKVEPRLVATVGERRGYGTVLMPATVVTAHTTKGVVPQVLVSARPGTDAARLAAELTGPGSGTPGLHAVDRSSLVTAQVKQNDTQTWVAYLLVAMVVGYAVIALVNTLVMATAERRREFTLQRLIGATRAQVMRMMTVEALLTAFAGIALGLLVAAATLVPLSYAVLDRALPAGPPSIVITVVAFALVLTLGATLLSARMALRTRPSAAVGTRE; this is encoded by the coding sequence ATGATCGGCCTCGCGCTGCGCTCCCTGCGGTTCCACAAGGGCGGCTTCATCGCCTCCTTCATCGCCCTGTTCTTCGGCGCCTCGATCGTGATCGCATGCGGCGGACTGCTGGAGACCGGGCTGCGCGGACTGGCCGCGCCGCAACGGCTCGGGGCCGCGCAGGTCGTCCTCACCGGGGACCAGAACTACCCCGGGTCGAACAAGGTCTTCCAGGAGCGGGTCCGGCCGGCCGCCTCCGATGTGCGCAAGGCCGCGGCGGTGCCCGGCGTCCGGGCCGCGGTGCCCGACCTCTCGATGCCCGTCGCCCTGGTCCCGAAGGGCGGCAAGGGCGGCGCCACCGCCACCGGCCACGGCTGGGCCTCCGCCCGGCTCGGGCCGTACCGCCTGGTCAAGGGCAGCGCGCCGACCGCTGCGGGGCAGCTGGCGGTGGACTCCCGGCTGGCCGCGAAGGCCGGGGCCGGCGTCGGCGACCGGATCGCCCTCGGCGTCCACGGCTCCGTCCACCCGTACGAGGTGACCGCGCTGGTGGACGGGCCCGGCGAGGCCGCGACGGTGTTCCTCTCCGACACCGACGCGGCGCGGTACGCGCCCCAGCGGGGCAAGGTCGACTCCATCGGGGTGCTCACCGACCCCGGCACGGATCCCGAGCAGGTGCGGTCCGCGCTCGCAGGTGCCTTCAAGGGCGCGCCGGTCGCGGTGCTGACCGGCGACGAGCGGGGCCGGGCCGAGTTCCCCGACGTCGTCACCCGCGGCAAGAACCTGGTGTCGATGTCCGCGGTCTTCGGCGGACTGGGCGCGATGGTCACGGTCTTCGTGGTGGCCAGCACGCTCGGCCTGTCGCTCCAGCAGCGGCAACGGCAGATGGCGCTGCTGCGCGCGATCGGCTCGACACCGGGTCAGGTCCGGCGGATGGTCCTGGCCGAGACCTTCACCGTCGCCGTCTTCGCCACCGCGCTGGCCTGCCTGCCCGGACCGCCACTGGGCAAGTGGCTGCTGGGCCGGTTCGTGGACGGCGGTGTGGTGCCGGATGTGGTGATGTACCGGGCCGGCTGGCTTCCGATGATCGCGGGCGGCGGCGCGGCGCTGCTGACCGCCCTCGGGGCGGCGTACATCGCAGCCCGCGGTGCCGCCCGCACCCGCCCGACCGAGGCGCTGGCCGAAGCGTCGGTGCAGCGGCGCTGGTTGAACTGGATCCGGCTGCTCGTGGCCCTGCTCTGCCTGGCCGGCGGCGCTGCGCTCGCCCTGGTCACGGCGCAGATGGACGGGGCGAAGGCCGGCAGCGCGGCGACGCCCGCGGCGATGCTGTGGGCCGCGGCGTTCGGCCTGCTGGGGCCCGGCCTGACCAAGCTGATGACAGCGCTGCTGCACTGGCCGCTGCGGGCGGTCACCGGCTTCGCCGGGCAGCTGGCCCTCCTCAACGCCAAGGCCCGCGCGGTCCGGCTGGCCGGCGCGGTCATGCCGGTCATGCTCGCCACCGGCCTGGCCACCGCGCTGATCTACCTCCAGACCACGCAGAGCGAGGGCGCCCAGCAGGCGTTCAAGGACAACCTCCGGGCCGACCTGGTGCTCACCTCGGCGACCGGCGGGGTGCCGGACTCCCTGGTGGACCGGGTCGCACAACGGCCCGGGGTGGCGGCGGCGTCCGCCTACGTGCCCAGCTCCGGCTTCCTGGAACCGTCGAAGGCCGAGTGGGCCGGCTACAACGGCAAGGGCCAGAAGCCGAAGGGCACGCCGGTGCAGATCAACGGCGTCTCGCCGGAGGGCATCGAGCGGACCACCGCGGTCCGCGCGGTGAGCGGCAGCCTCGCCGGGCTGCGCGGCGACACCGTGGCATTGCCCGAGTCGGCAGCCGGGGGGCACCGGCTCGGTGAGCGGATCCCGATGCGCATGGGCGACGGCACCAAGGTCGAGCCCCGGCTGGTGGCCACGGTCGGCGAACGGCGCGGCTACGGCACCGTGTTGATGCCCGCCACGGTCGTCACCGCGCACACCACCAAGGGCGTGGTGCCGCAGGTGCTGGTATCCGCCAGGCCCGGCACCGACGCCGCGCGGCTGGCCGCCGAGCTCACCGGCCCCGGCTCGGGGACACCCGGACTGCACGCGGTCGACCGGTCGTCGCTGGTCACCGCCCAGGTCAAGCAGAACGACACCCAGACCTGGGTGGCCTACCTCCTGGTCGCCATGGTCGTCGGCTATGCGGTCATCGCCCTGGTGAACACCCTGGTGATGGCGACCGCCGAGCGGCGCCGGGAGTTCACCCTCCAGCGGCTCATCGGCGCCACCCGCGCCCAGGTCATGCGGATGATGACGGTGGAGGCACTGCTCACCGCGTTCGCCGGGATCGCGCTGGGCCTGCTGGTCGCGGCCGCGACGCTGGTTCCGCTCAGCTACGCGGTGCTCGACCGGGCCCTGCCCGCCGGGCCGCCCTCGATCGTGATCACCGTGGTCGCGTTCGCGCTCGTCCTGACCCTGGGAGCCACCCTGTTGTCGGCCAGGATGGCGCTTCGCACCCGGCCCTCGGCGGCGGTCGGCACCCGGGAATGA
- a CDS encoding tryptophan halogenase family protein, with protein sequence MLNRVVIVGGGTAGWMTASYLKAAFGDRIDITLVESGKVGTIGVGEATFSDIRHFFEFLGLKESDWMPACNATYKLAVRFENWRKPGHHFYHPFEQMRSVDGFPLTDWWLKNGRTDRFDADCFVMANICDAERSPRHLNGAMLSQPYDERAAEPEGLTMSEHQGKTQFPYAYHFEAALLAKYLTTYTVDRGAKHLVDDVKDVTLDERGWIKSVVTAEHGELEGDLFIDCTGFRGLLLNKALQEPFISYQDTLPNDSAVALQVPQDMEKRGIRPCTTATAQDAGWTWTIPLYGRIGTGYVYASDYLSADEAERTLREFVGPSAAEVEANHIKMRIGRSNRSWVNNCVGIGLTSGFVEPLESTGIFFIHHAAEQLVKNFPGPDWNEVQRGSYNSSVANVMDGVREFLALHYAAAARNDTQYWKDTKTRPLPDGLAERIEHWKHQLPDSESVFPYYHGLPPYSYMCILLGMGGIDLKPSPALALADETAAQKEFQAVHDRAATLIDQLPSQYEYFTHMRH encoded by the coding sequence ATGCTCAATAGAGTCGTGATCGTGGGTGGCGGTACAGCCGGCTGGATGACCGCGTCGTATCTCAAGGCAGCATTCGGTGACCGGATCGACATCACCCTCGTCGAATCCGGAAAGGTCGGCACCATTGGTGTCGGTGAGGCCACCTTCAGCGACATCCGGCACTTCTTCGAGTTCCTCGGTCTCAAGGAATCCGACTGGATGCCGGCGTGCAACGCCACGTACAAGCTCGCGGTCCGCTTCGAGAACTGGCGGAAGCCCGGCCACCACTTCTACCACCCGTTCGAACAGATGCGGTCGGTCGACGGCTTCCCGCTGACCGACTGGTGGCTGAAGAACGGCCGCACCGACCGCTTCGACGCAGACTGCTTCGTGATGGCCAACATCTGCGACGCGGAGCGCAGCCCGCGCCACCTCAACGGCGCGATGCTCTCCCAGCCGTACGACGAGCGCGCGGCCGAGCCCGAGGGCCTGACGATGTCGGAGCACCAGGGCAAGACCCAGTTCCCGTACGCGTACCACTTCGAGGCCGCGCTGCTGGCCAAGTACCTCACCACGTACACGGTGGACCGCGGCGCCAAGCACCTCGTCGACGACGTCAAGGACGTCACCCTCGACGAGCGCGGTTGGATCAAGAGCGTGGTGACCGCCGAGCACGGCGAGCTGGAGGGTGACCTCTTCATCGACTGCACGGGCTTCCGCGGACTGTTGCTCAACAAGGCCCTGCAGGAGCCCTTCATCTCCTACCAGGACACCCTGCCCAACGACAGCGCGGTCGCGCTGCAGGTGCCGCAGGACATGGAGAAGAGGGGCATCCGGCCCTGCACCACCGCCACCGCCCAGGACGCGGGGTGGACCTGGACCATCCCGCTCTACGGCCGGATCGGCACCGGCTACGTCTACGCCAGCGACTACCTCTCCGCGGACGAGGCCGAGCGCACCCTGCGGGAGTTCGTCGGTCCGTCGGCCGCCGAGGTCGAGGCCAACCACATCAAGATGCGCATCGGTCGCAGCAACCGCTCCTGGGTCAACAACTGCGTGGGCATCGGCCTGACCAGCGGCTTCGTCGAGCCGCTGGAGTCCACCGGCATCTTCTTCATCCACCACGCCGCGGAGCAGCTGGTCAAGAACTTCCCCGGTCCGGACTGGAACGAGGTGCAGCGCGGCAGCTACAACAGCTCCGTCGCCAACGTGATGGACGGTGTCCGCGAGTTCCTGGCACTGCACTACGCGGCCGCCGCCCGCAACGACACGCAGTACTGGAAGGACACCAAGACCCGTCCGCTGCCGGACGGCCTGGCCGAGCGGATCGAGCACTGGAAGCACCAGCTGCCGGACAGCGAGTCGGTCTTCCCGTACTACCACGGGCTGCCGCCGTACTCCTACATGTGCATCCTGCTCGGGATGGGCGGCATCGACCTCAAGCCCTCCCCCGCCCTCGCGCTGGCCGACGAGACAGCAGCGCAGAAGGAGTTCCAGGCGGTGCACGACCGGGCCGCGACCCTCATCGACCAGCTCCCGTCGCAGTACGAGTACTTCACTCACATGCGCCACTGA
- a CDS encoding flavin reductase family protein yields MTELTQLTDPAQPTAPLPAAAVAEGQRAMMSGFPTGVAVLTAVDHAGTPRGMTISSVCSVTLAPPTLLVCLRIGSPTLEAALNSGHFAVNLLHGAARQVAELFASGAPDRFDRVRWQHDADDPYAAGPHLFHDAHAIADCRVSDRHRSGDHLVVFGDILRVTPYPDRQPLVYGRRKYRAWPVGPEDR; encoded by the coding sequence ATGACCGAACTGACCCAGCTGACCGACCCCGCGCAGCCGACCGCCCCGCTTCCGGCGGCGGCCGTCGCCGAGGGCCAGCGCGCCATGATGAGCGGCTTCCCCACCGGGGTCGCCGTGCTCACCGCCGTCGACCACGCCGGCACCCCCCGCGGGATGACCATCTCCTCGGTGTGCAGCGTCACGCTGGCCCCACCGACCCTGCTGGTCTGCCTGCGGATCGGCAGCCCGACCCTGGAAGCCGCCCTGAACTCCGGCCACTTCGCGGTGAACCTGCTGCACGGGGCGGCACGGCAGGTCGCCGAGCTGTTCGCCTCGGGCGCGCCCGACCGGTTCGACCGGGTGCGCTGGCAGCACGACGCGGACGATCCGTACGCGGCAGGGCCGCACCTGTTCCACGACGCGCACGCCATCGCGGACTGCCGGGTGAGCGACCGGCACCGCAGCGGGGACCACCTCGTGGTCTTCGGCGACATCCTGCGGGTCACCCCGTACCCGGACCGGCAGCCACTGGTCTACGGCAGGCGGAAGTACCGGGCATGGCCGGTGGGCCCGGAGGACCGGTAG